Proteins from one Falco naumanni isolate bFalNau1 chromosome 10, bFalNau1.pat, whole genome shotgun sequence genomic window:
- the MYRF gene encoding myelin regulatory factor isoform X5, with the protein MEVVDETEALQRFFEGHDINGALEPSNIDTSILEEYISKEDSPDITLPDSPPDSGSEAYSPQQVNDPHLLRTMTPENMCHMTPPSRLEHPPPPPPPPPPHLQGPPPPPPHPHQQQHNPHYPSLQRDMYMKAEPLMPPYGIGQGMAPADLHHAQQSQMLHQLLQQHGADLPVHPAKKRKHSESPPNTLNAQMLNGLIKQEPGMGSVPLNPDRVQTPPWHQPGALSPGLIQDNDSLNGSYLDPNYQSIKWQPHQQNKWATLYDANYKELPMLTYRVDADKGFNFSVGDDAFVCQKKNHFQVTVYIGMLGDPKYVKTPEGLKPLECFYLKLHGVKLEALNQSINIEQSQSDRSKRPFNPVTVNLPPEQVTKVTVGRLHFSETTANNMRKKGKPNPDQRYFMLVVALQAHAQNQNYTLAAHISERIIVRASNPGQFESDSDVLWQRAQLPDTVFHHGRVGINTDRPDEALVVHGNVKVMGSLMHPSDVRVKEDIQEVDTTEQLKRISRMRLVHYNYKPEFAATVGIDNTSETGVIAQEVKEILPEAVKDTGDLVFSNGKTLENFLVVNKERIFMENVGAVKELCKLTDNLETRIDELERWSHKLAKLKRLDSMKSTVSSGTFSQTGSQFSRAGSVPHKKRPHKVASKSPSVVPEQACISQRFLQGTIIALVIIMAFSVVSMSTLYVLSLRSEEDLVDIDGSFAVPTACLLALFRHRGPGVPVALCPRSSQNFDKTQMVRSTAASDRASIRTPTQHVTGDMHDLVFGLPGHSVLACFSPPCFSTCCSAAPTNVSSVALSETSPTHATNRTDQSQTSLLPVTNIKAKSRGITGKATSYTKWPKTPDRSQSFGSPNASPSSPFTHIQGKSKYISNLSLSRSNSPLGQARQQRSIKQPVSEWPRTEDPSTDGPSPVLHSIRIVEINMAIQPQHCVTIDACRTGNFTYRIPVNQLTAANTNLTLEMNSSSAVSVSLCGLVSSDPCQDAASGNSSTDATDAQETMHRWPLVMMSFREFTYHFRVAQPDRANCSTAPEQMGHLFTDYYFQFYWLCE; encoded by the exons ATCCTCACCTCCTCCGGACCATGACCCCCGAAAACATGTGCCACATGACTCCCCCTTCTCGCCTGGAGCACCCTCCGCCACCGCCTCCGCCTCCACCACCCCACCTTCAGGGTCCCCCGCCACCACCCCCTCacccacaccagcagcagcacaacccTCACTACCCCAGCCTGCAGCGAGACATGTACATGAAGGCTGAGCCCCTGATGCCACCGTACGGCATCGGGCAGGGCATGGCGCCTGCCGACCTCCACCATGCCCAGCAGTCGCAGATGCTGCACCAGCTACTCCAGCAACATGGAGCAGA CCTCCCGGTGCACCCTGCCAAGAAGCGGAAACACTCCGAGTCGCCCCCCAACACCCTCAATGCACAGATGCTCAACGGGCTGATAAAGCAGGAGCCAGGTATGGGGTCCGTGCCACTCAACCCTGACAGAGTCCAAACGCCTCCCTGGCACCAGCCGGGAGCGCTTTCACCAG GCCTGATTCAAGATAATGACAGCTTGAACGGCTCCTACTTGGATCCCAACTACCAGTCTATAAAGTGGCAGCCACATCAACAGAACAAGTGGGCAACCTTGTATGATGCCAACTACAAAGAACT CCCGATGCTCACATACCGCGTGGATGCTGACAAGGGGTTCAACTTCTCTGTGGGCGACGATGCCTTTGTGTGCCAGAAGAAGAATCACTTCCAGGTCACGGTCTACATCGGCATGCTTGGAGATCCGAAGTATGTGAAGACCCCTGAAGGCCTGAAACCCTTAGAGTGCTTCTACCTGAAGCTGCACGGAGTGAAG CTGGAGGCCTTGAACCAGTCGATCAATATCGAGCAGTCGCAGTCTGACCGCAGCAAACGGCCCTTCAACCCCGTCAC gGTCAACCTACCTCCAGAGCAGGTCACCAAGGTCACCGTGGGGCGCCTGCACTTCAGTGAGACCACTGCCAACAACATGCGGAAGAAAGGCAAACCCAACCCAGACCAGAG GTATTTCATGCTCGTGGTAGCCTTGCAGGCACACGCGCAGAACCAGAACTACACGCTCGCAGCCCACATCTCTGAGCGCATCATCGTCAGA GCCTCCAACCCTGGCCAGTTTGAGAGTGACAGCGATGTGCTGTGGCAGCGGGCACAGCTCCCTGATACTGTTTTTCACCACGGCCGGGTTGGCATCAACACAGACCGCCCGGATGAAGCCCTGGTGGTCCATGGCAATGTGAAGGTCATGGGTTCACTGATGCACCCTTCAGATGTCCGAGTGAAGGAGGACATCCAGGAG GTGGacaccacagagcagctgaagaGGATCTCTCGCATGCGTCTAGTACATTACAACTACAAGCCTGAGTTTGCAGCCACGGTGGGCATTGACAACACCTCTGAGACAG GCGTCATTGCTCAGGAGGTGAAGGAGATCCTTCCTGAAGCTGTGAAGGACACCGGGGACCTGGTCTTTTCCAATGGGAAGACCCTTGAGAACTTCCTGGTGGTGAACAAG GAGCGCATCTTCATGGAGAATGTGGGAGCCGTGAAGGAGCTGTGCAAACTGACAGACAACCTGGAGACTCGCATCGATGAGCTGGAGAGGTGGAGTCACAAGCTGGCCAAGCTCAAGCGGCTGGACAGCATGAAGTCAACTGTGAGCTCTGGGACATTCAG CCAAACGGGAAGCCAGTTCAGCCGTGCGGGAAGCGTGCCTCACAAAAAGCGGCCCCACAAAGTAGCCAGCAAG tcTCCATCAGTTGTCCCTGAACAGGCCTGCATCAGCCAGCGCTTCCTGCAGGGCACCATCATCGCCCTGGTCATCATCATGGCATTCAG cGTGGTATCCATGTCCACGCTCTATGTGCTGAGCTTGCGCAGTGAGGAGGACCTTGTGGATATCGATGG CTCTTTTGCTGTGCCCACTGCCTGTCTCCTGGCCCTCTTTCGGCACAGGGGTCCTGGGGTCCCGGTCGCTCTATGTCCACG GTCAAGCCAGAACTTTGATAAGACGCAGATGGTGCGATCCACAGCTGCGTCGGACAGAGCCAGCATCAGGACCCCCACGCAGCACG TCACAGGGGACATGCATGACTTGGTCTTCGGCTTACCTGGTCACAGCGTGCTGGCCTGCTTCAGCCCACCATGTTTCTCCacatgctgctctgctgctcccaccaATGTCTCCTCTGTTGCCCTCTCTGAGACCAGCCCTACTCATGCCACTAACCGGACAG ACCAAAGTCAGACCTCACTCCTGCCGGTGACAAATATCAAAGCCAAATCCAGGGGCATCACCGGGAAAGCGACCTCCTACACCAAGTGGCCAAAGACACCTGACAGGTCTCAGAGCTTCGGCAGCCCCAATGCCagcccctcctcccccttcaCCCACATCCAGGGCAAATCCAAGTACATCTCCAACCTCTCGCTCTCCCGCAGCAACTCCCCACTGGGGCAGGCGCGGCAGCAGCGCAGCATCAAGCAGCCGGTGAGCGAGTGGCCCCGCACCGAGGATCCCAGCACGGATG GGCCAAGCCCAGTGCTGCACTCCATCCGCATCGTGGAAATCAATATGGCcatccagccccagcactgcgTCACCATCGACGCATGCAG GACTGGAAACTTCACTTACCGCATCCCTGTCAACCAGCTCACGGCAGCAAACACCAACCTGACCCTGGAGATGAA ctcctcctccgCTGTGTCCGTCTCCCTTTGTGGCCTTGTCTCCAGTGACCCCTGCCAGGATGCTGCGAGCGGGAACAGCTCCACCGACGCCACAGACGCACAG gaAACAATGCACCGTTGGCCCCTTGTGATGATGTCTTTCCGGGAGTTCACCTACCACTTCAGAGTAGCACAGCCT GACCGAGCcaactgcagcactgctcccgAGCAGATGGGACACCTTTTCACTGACTATTACTTTCAGTTTTATTGGCTCTGTGAGTGA
- the TMEM258 gene encoding transmembrane protein 258, whose protein sequence is MELEAMSRYTSPVNPAVFPHLTVVLLAIGMFFTAWFFVYEVTSTKYTRDIYKELLISLVASLFMGFGVLFLLLWVGIYV, encoded by the exons ATG GAGTTGGAGGCGATGAGCAGGTACACCAGCCCGGTGAACCCGGCTGTCTTCCCGCACCTCACCGTGGTGCTCCTGGCCATCGGCATGTTCTTCACCGCCTGGTTCTTCGT CTACGAGGTGACCTCTACCAAGTACACGCGGGACATCTACAAGGAGCTGTTGATCTCCTTGGTGGCCTCGCTTTTCATGGGCTTTGGCgttctcttcctgctgctgtgggtcGGTATCTACGTCTGA
- the FEN1 gene encoding flap endonuclease 1, translated as MGIHGLAKLIADVAPGAIRENDIKSYFGRKVAIDASMSIYQFLIAVRQGAEVLQNEEGETTSHLMGMFYRTIRMVENGIKPVYVFDGKPPQLKSGELAKRTERRAEAEKHLQEAQEAGEENNIEKYSKRLVKVTQQHTDECKKLLTLMGIPYVEAPGEAEASCATLVKAGKVYAAATEDMDCLTFGSPVLMRHLTASETKKLPIQEFHLNRILQDLDLTWEQFVDLCILLGCDYCESIRGIGPKRAVELIKEHKTIEKIVQQIDTKKYPLPENWLHKEAQKLFLEPDVVNPDAVELKWTEPNEEQLVQFMCGEKQFNEDRIRNGVKRLSKSRQGSTQGRLDDFFKVTGSITSAKRKEPETKGSAKKKAKTNKAAATKTKKGK; from the coding sequence aTGGGAATCCACGGCTTGGCCAAGCTTATTGCTGATGTGGCTCCTGGTGCCATCCGGGAGAATGACATCAAGTCTTACTTTGGCCGGAAGGTTGCCATAGATGCCTCCATGAGCATTTACCAGTTCCTGATCGCCGTGCGGCAGGGTGCCGAAGTCCTTCAGAATGAGGAGGGTGAGACCACAAGCCACCTGATGGGCATGTTCTACCGAACCATCCGCATGGTGGAGAATGGCATCAAGCCAGTTTACGTCTTTGATGGCAAGCCCCCACAGTTGAAATCAGGGGAGCTGGCAAAGCGGACTGAGCGCCGGGCTGAGGCAGAGAAACACTTGCAGGAGGCTCAGGAGGCCGGGGAGGAGAATAACATTGAGAAGTACAGCAAGAGGCTGGTCAAGGTGACACAGCAACACACTGATGAGTGCAAGAAATTGCTAACGCTGATGGGCATCCCCTATGTGGAGGCACCAGGGGAGGCTGAAGCCAGCTGTGCTACCTTAGTGAAGGCGGGGAAGGTCTATGCAGCTGCCACAGAAGATATGGATTGCCTGACCTTTGGCAGTCCCGTGCTGATGCGGCATCTTACTGCCAGTGAGACAAAGAAGCTGCCCATCCAGGAGTTTCACCTGAACCGTATTCTGCAGGATCTAGACCTGACCTGGGAACAGTTTGTGGATCTGTGTATCCTCCTGGGCTGTGACTACTGCGAGAGCATCCGCGGCATTGGGCCCAAGCGTGCTGTTGAGCTCATCAAGGAGCACAAAACTATTGAGAAGATTGTTCAGCAGATAGACACCAAGAAGTACCCGCTGCCTGAGAACTGGTTGCACAAAGAGGCCCAGAAACTCTTTTTAGAGCCTGATGTGGTCAACCCCGACGCTGTTGAACTGAAGTGGACTGAGCCGAATGAAGAGCAGCTCGTCCAGTTCATGTGTGGGGAGAAGCAGTTCAATGAAGACCGGATCCGCAACGGGGTCAAGAGGCTGAGCAAAAGCCGGCAGGGCAGCACACAGGGCCGGCTGGATGACTTCTTCAAGGTGACGGGCTCCATCACATCAGCCAAGCGCAAAGAGCCAGAGACCAAGGGATcagcaaagaagaaagccaAGACCAACAAAGCTGCGGCCACAAAGACCAAAAAGGGAAAATAG
- the LOC121095191 gene encoding olfactory receptor 1052-like: MAQGNHTTVTQFVLLGLTSEPKLQTPLFIIFLMIYLVTLMGNLGLITLIETNPRLHTPMYFFLCNLSVVDLCYSSVFSPKLLVGFLMEKKTISYSACFAQHFFFLVFVTTEVFLLAVMAYDRYVAVCNPLLYTALMPRSVCTQLVAGSYIGGVLNSLIQTCCLLPLPFCGPNTINHYFCDTNPLLKLTCSDNHLNELLLVTFNGTISMSVLFIIIISYVHILFSILRIRSAGGRRKAFSTCASHLLTITLFYVPAGLSHMQPGSKYSVEMEKVTAVFYTLIVPMLNPLIYSLRNKEVKDALRKATANKVFVRCLLTKVTQTSR, encoded by the coding sequence ATGGCTCAAGGCAATCACACCACAGTGACCCAGTTTGTCCTCCTAGGACTAACAAGTGAGCCTAAGCTGCAGACTCCTCTCTTCATAATCTTCTTAATGATTTATCTCGTCACTCTGATGGGCAATCTTGGGCTGATAACCTTGATCGAGACCAACCCCCGGCTGCACACTCCCATGTACTTCTTCCTTTGCAACCTGTCTGTTGTTGATCTTTGCTACTCCTCTGTCTTTTCTCCAAAGCTGCTTGTTGGCTTCttgatggaaaagaaaaccatttctTACTCTGCCTGCTTCGcccagcatttctttttccttgtgttcGTGACCACAGAGGTGTTCCTGCTGGCTGTGATGGCATATGACCGCTATGTCGCTGTTTGCAACCCGCTTCTCTACACTGCTTTGATGCCCAGGAGTGTCTGCACTCAGCTGGTGGCCGGGTCATACATAGGGGGGGTTCTGAACTCACTAATCCAAACGTGTTGCTTGCTGCCATTGCCTTTTTGTGGACCAAATACCATCAACCATTACTTCTGTGACACTAACCCTCTGCTGAAACTCACCTGCTCTGACAACCACCTCAATGAGCTTCTGCTTGTAACCTTCAACGGAACCATTTCCATGTCTGTgcttttcatcatcatcatctccTACGTACACATCCTTTTCTCCATCCTGAGGATTAGGTCTGCTGGAGGAAGGCGCAAAGCCTTCTCCACCTGTGCCTCCCACCTGCTGACCATCACCTTGTTCTACgtgcctgcagggctgagccacATGCAGCCAGGCTCCAAGTACTCGGTGGAGATGGAGAAAgtcactgctgtgttttacaCCTTGATCGTCCCCATGCTCAACCCTCTGATCTACAGCCTGAGGAACAAGGAAGTCAAAGATGCCCtgagaaaagcaacagcaaataaagTTTTTGTGAGGTGCCTGCTGACCAAAGTGACCCAAACCAGCCGATAA